A part of Streptomyces sp. SLBN-31 genomic DNA contains:
- a CDS encoding S41 family peptidase gives MSYLRLPHLSGELLCFVAEDDLWLAPLDGPGRAWRLTVDRTKIGHPRFSPDGGAIAYTSWRSLVPEIHVVPVDGGGPGRQLTHWGSADTQVCGWTPQGTILAVASHGEPFSYFTWAYKVSPGGDPGRKLPWGPVSDIQVAEIDGERKTLLLTGTPPHEPAAWKRYRGGATGRLWFHGERLLDGLEGHLHSPMFVGGRIAFLSDHEGIGNLYSCAYDGSDLRRHTDHDAFYARHASSDGTRVVYQCAGDLWIVDDLASEPRRLDVRLSGPRAGRRTYQVPAGQHVNGLSVDETGRASAVVVRGSLYWLTHRDGPARTITDTPGVRVRLPEMLGSTGQVAYVTDAEGEDAVEIAQLPRATGDREPRRPASGELGRVLELVSDPRGERLALASHDGRLLLIDASEDSNGEVTELIRSANGPVRDLAFSPDGGWLTWSHPGIGRTLRQIKMARIAPKGHGERLVVDVTNGRFEDENPVFTRDGRYLAFLSWRGFDPVYDVHTGDLSFPLGCRPYLVPLSSATPSPFALNPEGRPAAGGLDPVDEEEGDGAVTVEVEGLESRVTPFPVAASKYSALFPVAGGGLVWLRWPISGALGETFVNPDDTSGRPTLEHFTISKARKSELVDHLDWFAVSGDGTRLVVVDEGDLRAVPAGESGDSDTTVWIDLRRILHEVDPAAEWRQSYEEAGRLIRAYFWEPGMCGVDWAGVLDQYRPLVERVASPDEFADLLREVLGELGTSHAYVTAARRNEGPPHYQRRQGLLGANFARREAGWVVRRILPGDSSDSKARSPLAGTGIREGAVLTHVDGRPVDPLTGPYPLLAGAGGTTVELTFTPAEGEAGRSRRVAVVPLVDERPLRYQDWVAKRRAVVRELSGGRCGYLHIPDMGGSGWAQFNRDLRMEVSRPALIVDVRGNAGGHISELVVEKLTRTIIGWDLTRNAQPVSYASNAPRGPVVALADEATSSDGDMITAAFKLLKLGPVIGQRTWGGVVGMTGRHELGDGTVITVPMNAAWFDAYGWGVENRGVTPDLEILRTPLDWAEGRHAQLDDAVQLAVQLLESNPPATPPDYSNVPDRSRPKLPPRTAS, from the coding sequence GTGAGCTATCTGCGCCTGCCGCACCTGAGCGGTGAGTTGTTGTGCTTCGTCGCAGAGGACGACCTCTGGCTGGCCCCCCTCGACGGCCCGGGACGCGCCTGGCGCCTCACCGTTGACCGCACGAAGATCGGCCACCCGCGCTTCTCGCCGGACGGCGGCGCCATCGCGTACACGAGCTGGCGCAGCCTGGTGCCGGAGATCCACGTGGTGCCGGTGGACGGCGGCGGGCCCGGCAGACAGCTCACCCACTGGGGCTCCGCCGACACCCAGGTCTGCGGCTGGACCCCGCAGGGCACCATCCTGGCCGTCGCCTCCCACGGCGAACCGTTCTCCTACTTCACCTGGGCCTACAAGGTCTCCCCCGGCGGCGACCCCGGCCGCAAGCTTCCCTGGGGGCCGGTCTCCGACATCCAGGTCGCCGAGATCGACGGCGAGCGCAAGACCCTGCTGCTCACCGGCACCCCGCCGCACGAGCCGGCCGCCTGGAAGCGGTACCGGGGCGGGGCGACGGGCCGGCTGTGGTTCCACGGCGAACGGTTGCTCGACGGCCTGGAGGGCCACCTCCACTCACCCATGTTCGTCGGCGGCCGGATCGCGTTCCTCTCCGACCACGAGGGCATCGGCAACCTGTACTCGTGCGCGTACGACGGCTCCGACCTGCGCCGTCACACCGATCACGACGCCTTCTACGCCCGGCACGCCTCCAGCGACGGCACCCGGGTGGTCTACCAGTGCGCCGGGGACCTGTGGATCGTCGACGACCTCGCGAGCGAACCGCGCAGACTCGACGTGCGGCTGAGCGGGCCGCGCGCGGGACGCCGTACCTACCAGGTGCCGGCCGGTCAGCACGTCAACGGTCTGTCCGTCGACGAGACCGGCCGCGCGAGCGCCGTCGTCGTACGCGGCAGCCTGTACTGGCTGACCCACCGCGACGGACCCGCCCGCACGATCACGGACACCCCCGGCGTGCGGGTCCGGCTCCCGGAGATGCTTGGCTCGACCGGCCAGGTCGCCTATGTGACGGACGCGGAGGGCGAGGACGCCGTCGAGATCGCCCAGCTGCCGCGCGCGACCGGCGACCGGGAGCCGCGCCGGCCGGCCTCCGGGGAGCTGGGCCGCGTGCTGGAGCTGGTCTCCGATCCCCGGGGCGAGCGCCTCGCCCTCGCCTCGCACGACGGGCGCCTGCTGCTGATCGACGCGAGCGAGGACTCCAACGGCGAGGTGACCGAGCTGATCCGGTCGGCCAACGGCCCCGTCCGTGACCTCGCCTTCTCGCCGGACGGAGGGTGGCTGACCTGGTCGCATCCGGGGATCGGCCGGACCCTGCGGCAGATCAAGATGGCCCGTATCGCCCCCAAGGGCCACGGGGAGCGGTTGGTCGTGGACGTGACCAACGGCCGCTTCGAGGACGAGAACCCGGTGTTCACCAGGGACGGCCGCTATCTGGCGTTCCTCTCCTGGCGCGGCTTCGATCCGGTCTACGACGTCCACACCGGGGACCTGTCCTTCCCGCTCGGCTGCCGCCCCTACCTGGTCCCCCTGTCCTCCGCGACCCCCTCCCCCTTCGCGCTGAACCCCGAGGGCCGGCCGGCCGCGGGCGGGCTGGACCCCGTCGACGAGGAGGAGGGCGACGGGGCGGTGACCGTCGAGGTCGAGGGGCTGGAGAGCCGGGTCACGCCCTTCCCGGTCGCCGCCTCGAAGTACTCGGCGCTGTTCCCGGTGGCGGGCGGCGGGCTGGTCTGGCTGCGCTGGCCGATCTCGGGCGCGCTCGGCGAGACCTTCGTCAACCCGGACGACACCAGCGGCCGGCCGACGCTGGAGCACTTCACCATCAGCAAGGCCAGGAAGTCCGAACTGGTCGACCACCTCGACTGGTTCGCGGTCAGCGGCGACGGAACCCGCCTGGTGGTGGTCGACGAGGGCGATCTGCGCGCCGTCCCCGCCGGCGAGTCGGGCGACAGCGACACGACGGTCTGGATCGACCTGCGCCGCATCCTGCACGAGGTCGACCCGGCGGCCGAGTGGCGCCAGTCGTACGAGGAGGCGGGCCGGCTGATCCGGGCCTACTTCTGGGAGCCGGGGATGTGCGGGGTCGACTGGGCCGGGGTGCTCGACCAGTACCGTCCGCTGGTCGAACGGGTCGCGTCCCCGGACGAGTTCGCCGACCTGCTGCGCGAGGTGCTGGGCGAACTGGGCACCTCGCACGCCTACGTCACCGCCGCCCGCCGCAACGAGGGACCGCCCCACTACCAGCGCCGGCAGGGCCTGCTGGGCGCCAACTTCGCGCGCCGGGAGGCGGGTTGGGTGGTCAGGCGGATCCTGCCCGGCGACTCCTCGGACTCCAAGGCGCGCTCCCCGCTGGCGGGCACCGGAATCCGTGAGGGCGCCGTCCTCACCCATGTCGACGGCCGGCCGGTGGACCCGCTGACCGGGCCGTATCCGCTGCTGGCCGGCGCGGGCGGCACGACCGTCGAGCTCACCTTCACACCCGCGGAGGGCGAGGCGGGCCGCTCGCGCCGGGTCGCCGTGGTCCCCCTGGTCGACGAACGTCCCCTGCGCTACCAGGACTGGGTGGCCAAACGCCGGGCGGTGGTACGGGAGTTGAGCGGAGGCCGCTGCGGCTACCTGCACATCCCGGACATGGGCGGCTCGGGCTGGGCCCAGTTCAACCGGGACCTGCGGATGGAGGTGTCCCGCCCCGCCCTGATCGTCGACGTGCGCGGCAACGCGGGCGGGCACATCAGCGAACTGGTGGTGGAGAAGCTCACCCGCACCATCATCGGCTGGGACCTGACGCGCAACGCCCAGCCGGTGTCGTACGCCTCCAACGCCCCGCGCGGCCCGGTGGTCGCCCTCGCCGACGAGGCGACCTCCTCCGACGGCGACATGATCACGGCCGCTTTCAAACTCCTGAAGCTCGGCCCCGTCATCGGCCAGCGCACCTGGGGCGGAGTGGTCGGCATGACCGGCCGCCACGAACTGGGCGACGGAACGGTGATCACGGTTCCGATGAACGCGGCGTGGTTCGACGCGTACGGCTGGGGTGTGGAGAACCGGGGCGTGACCCCGGACCTGGAGATCCTCCGCACCCCCCTGGACTGGGCGGAGGGCCGCCACGCCCAACTGGACGACGCGGTCCAACTGGCCGTACAACTCCTGGAGTCCAACCCCCCGGCAACGCCCCCCGACTATTCAAACGTCCCGGACCGCTCCCGCCCAAAGCTCCCTCCCCGTACGGCGTCTTGA
- a CDS encoding MMPL family transporter codes for MATFLYRLGRFAFRRRHFVALFWVALLTLAGVAAAGAPAAGSTSFSIPGTEAQKAFDLLDQRFPGSNSDGATARVVFKAPGGEKMTDAANKATVEKTVKELADGSEVTSVADPYPAHAVSKDGTVAYASVRYDKSGMELKDASRTALEDTAKQARDAGLTVEIGGDALQAGAEPGAAGEVVGLAIAAVVLVITLGSLVAAGLPLLTAMIGVGIGVSGITALAKTLDLGDTTSTLALMIGLAVGIDYALFIVSRYRGELAEGRSREEAVGRAAGTAGSAVVFAGLTVVIALAGLSVVGVPMLTKMGLAAAATVLVAVLIALTMIPALLGYAGRKVRPAGEKRRKSDGPRSTKPGLGERWASFVVRRPAAVLLLGVVGLGAVAVPATQLELGLPDDGSQPTSTTQRRAYDLLSEGFGPGFNGPLMIVVDAKGSDDPRTAANRVAEDIKNLKDVTTVTPAVFNRAGDTAMITVVPGSKPSSTQTEDLVHAIRDKGADVRAETGAKVLVTGTTAMNIDFSQKLNDALVPYLGLVVGLAFLLLIAVFRSVLVPLKAALGFLLSVLAALGAVVAVFQWGWLGGLLGVEQTGPIMSMMPIFMVGVVFGLAMDYEVFLVTRMREAYVHGETPGQAVVTGFRHSARVVAAAAVIMIAVFGGFITSSESMIKMIGFGLAIAVFFDAFVVRMAIVPAVLALLGRRAWWLPKWLDRALPNVDVEGEGLKTLDAARGDRDSDPDEDRELVKA; via the coding sequence GTGGCCACGTTCCTCTACCGACTCGGCCGGTTCGCCTTCCGGCGACGGCACTTCGTCGCACTGTTCTGGGTGGCGCTGCTGACGCTCGCCGGCGTCGCCGCGGCCGGCGCGCCCGCCGCCGGCTCCACCTCCTTCTCCATCCCGGGCACGGAAGCGCAGAAGGCTTTCGACCTGCTGGACCAGCGTTTCCCCGGCTCCAACTCGGACGGTGCCACCGCCCGCGTCGTCTTCAAGGCGCCCGGCGGCGAGAAGATGACCGACGCCGCCAACAAGGCGACCGTCGAGAAGACGGTGAAGGAGCTGGCCGACGGCTCCGAGGTCACCTCCGTCGCCGACCCGTACCCCGCGCACGCCGTCAGCAAGGACGGCACGGTGGCGTACGCGTCCGTGCGGTACGACAAGTCCGGCATGGAACTCAAGGACGCCTCCCGCACCGCCCTCGAGGACACCGCGAAGCAGGCGCGGGACGCCGGGCTGACCGTCGAGATCGGCGGTGACGCGCTGCAGGCGGGCGCCGAACCGGGCGCGGCCGGCGAGGTCGTCGGCCTTGCCATCGCCGCCGTCGTCCTCGTCATCACCCTCGGCTCACTCGTCGCCGCCGGACTGCCGCTGCTGACGGCGATGATCGGCGTCGGCATCGGCGTCTCCGGCATCACCGCCCTCGCCAAGACGCTCGACCTCGGCGACACGACCTCCACCCTCGCCCTGATGATCGGCCTCGCCGTCGGCATCGACTACGCGCTGTTCATCGTCTCCCGCTACCGCGGCGAACTCGCCGAGGGCCGCAGCCGCGAGGAGGCGGTCGGCCGGGCGGCCGGCACGGCCGGCTCCGCGGTGGTCTTCGCCGGCCTGACGGTCGTGATCGCGCTGGCCGGCCTGTCGGTCGTCGGCGTCCCGATGCTCACCAAGATGGGCCTCGCGGCGGCCGCCACCGTCCTGGTCGCCGTCCTCATCGCGCTGACCATGATCCCGGCACTGCTCGGCTACGCGGGCCGCAAGGTCAGGCCGGCGGGCGAGAAGCGACGCAAGAGCGACGGCCCCCGTTCCACCAAGCCCGGCCTGGGCGAGCGCTGGGCGAGCTTCGTCGTACGGCGCCCGGCCGCCGTGCTGCTGCTCGGCGTGGTCGGCCTCGGCGCGGTCGCCGTCCCGGCCACCCAGCTGGAACTGGGCCTGCCCGACGACGGATCGCAGCCCACGTCCACCACGCAGCGGCGTGCCTACGACCTGCTGTCGGAGGGCTTCGGCCCCGGCTTCAACGGCCCCCTGATGATCGTCGTCGACGCCAAGGGCAGCGACGACCCCAGGACGGCGGCGAACCGAGTCGCCGAGGACATCAAGAACCTGAAGGACGTCACCACGGTCACCCCGGCGGTCTTCAACAGGGCCGGTGACACCGCGATGATCACCGTGGTCCCCGGTTCCAAGCCGTCCTCCACGCAGACCGAGGACCTGGTGCACGCGATCCGCGACAAGGGCGCGGATGTCAGGGCCGAGACCGGCGCGAAGGTCCTGGTCACCGGCACCACGGCCATGAACATCGACTTCTCGCAGAAGCTCAACGACGCGTTGGTCCCGTACCTGGGCCTGGTGGTCGGTCTCGCGTTCCTGCTGCTGATCGCGGTGTTCCGCTCGGTCCTGGTCCCGCTGAAGGCTGCCCTCGGCTTCCTGCTCAGCGTGCTGGCCGCGCTCGGCGCCGTGGTCGCGGTCTTCCAGTGGGGCTGGCTCGGGGGCCTGCTCGGGGTGGAGCAGACCGGCCCGATCATGTCGATGATGCCGATCTTCATGGTGGGCGTGGTCTTCGGCCTGGCGATGGACTACGAGGTCTTCCTCGTGACCCGGATGCGCGAGGCGTACGTCCACGGTGAGACGCCCGGCCAGGCGGTGGTCACCGGGTTCCGGCACAGCGCGCGGGTCGTGGCGGCCGCCGCGGTCATCATGATCGCCGTCTTCGGAGGCTTCATCACCTCCAGCGAGTCCATGATCAAGATGATCGGCTTCGGCCTGGCGATCGCCGTCTTCTTCGACGCGTTCGTCGTCCGCATGGCCATCGTCCCGGCGGTACTGGCACTGCTCGGCCGCCGGGCCTGGTGGCTGCCGAAGTGGCTGGACCGGGCGTTGCCCAACGTGGACGTCGAGGGCGAGGGACTGAAGACCCTCGACGCCGCGAGGGGTGACCGGGACTCGGATCCGGACGAGGACCGGGAGCTGGTGAAGGCCTGA
- a CDS encoding TetR/AcrR family transcriptional regulator yields MTEVTTARRSRITPEREAELYEAVLDLLREVGYDALTMDAVAARTKSSKATLYRQWGGKAELVAKAVRHNKPGGFGLGEIDTGSLRGDLHALTMRSDDCEMEQNSALMRGLAMAIHGNPDLLKAFREYLIEPEMAEFRRVVQRAVDRGEVRADNPAIDYVMHMMIGGFAARTMIDEQPPTQAFLLSYIDAVVLPALGV; encoded by the coding sequence ATGACCGAGGTGACAACCGCGCGTCGCAGTCGCATCACGCCCGAGCGCGAGGCCGAGTTGTACGAGGCCGTGCTCGACCTGCTCAGGGAGGTCGGCTACGACGCCCTCACCATGGACGCCGTGGCGGCCCGCACCAAGTCCAGCAAGGCGACGCTCTACCGCCAGTGGGGCGGCAAGGCCGAGCTGGTCGCGAAGGCGGTGCGGCACAACAAGCCGGGCGGCTTCGGTCTCGGTGAGATCGACACCGGGTCGCTCAGGGGCGACCTGCACGCCCTGACCATGCGTTCGGACGACTGCGAGATGGAGCAGAACTCCGCGCTGATGCGAGGTCTGGCCATGGCCATCCATGGCAACCCGGACCTGCTGAAGGCGTTCCGGGAGTATCTGATCGAGCCGGAGATGGCCGAGTTCCGCCGTGTGGTGCAACGGGCGGTCGACCGGGGCGAGGTCCGTGCGGACAACCCCGCGATCGACTACGTGATGCACATGATGATCGGTGGGTTCGCCGCCCGCACGATGATCGACGAGCAGCCGCCGACGCAGGCGTTCCTTCTGTCGTACATCGACGCCGTGGTCCTGCCGGCCCTCGGCGTCTGA